The Palleronia sp. THAF1 genome window below encodes:
- a CDS encoding TAXI family TRAP transporter solute-binding subunit: MTKTIRFLAASALLSTLAVPAQAQEETFITIGTGGVTGVYYPTGGAICRLVNRNRADHGIRCSVESTGGSVYNVNAVRSGELEFGVAQSDVQFQASNGEGQFADQGADETLRAVFSIHPEPFTVVARAGSGIETFADLEGKRVNIGNPGSGQRALMERMMEEMGWTTDSFQLASELQAAEQSQALCDNNIDAMVYSVGHPSGSIQEATTACESVIVPVDNEASAGLIENNPYYREATIPGGMYRGNDEDITTFGVGATLVTSSEVSEDVVYEVVKAVFENFDQFKGLHPAFANLEAEQMANDGLSAPLHAGAQRYYEEAGLVSE; encoded by the coding sequence ATGACCAAGACCATTCGTTTCCTCGCAGCCTCGGCGCTTCTGTCCACCTTGGCGGTGCCCGCTCAGGCGCAGGAAGAGACCTTCATCACCATCGGCACCGGCGGCGTCACGGGCGTCTACTACCCCACCGGCGGCGCGATCTGTCGGCTCGTGAATCGCAACCGTGCCGACCACGGCATCCGCTGCTCGGTCGAATCCACCGGCGGTTCGGTCTACAACGTCAATGCCGTCCGCTCTGGCGAGCTGGAGTTCGGCGTCGCCCAGTCCGACGTGCAGTTCCAAGCGTCCAACGGCGAAGGCCAGTTCGCCGATCAGGGCGCGGACGAGACCCTGCGCGCCGTCTTCTCGATCCACCCAGAGCCCTTCACCGTCGTCGCCCGTGCCGGATCTGGCATCGAGACTTTCGCCGATCTCGAAGGAAAGCGCGTCAACATCGGCAACCCCGGATCTGGTCAGCGCGCGCTGATGGAGCGGATGATGGAAGAGATGGGCTGGACCACCGACAGCTTCCAGCTGGCCTCCGAGTTGCAGGCCGCCGAGCAGAGCCAGGCCTTGTGCGACAACAACATCGACGCGATGGTGTATTCTGTGGGCCACCCGTCCGGTTCCATTCAGGAAGCGACCACGGCCTGTGAATCGGTCATCGTTCCCGTCGACAACGAGGCAAGCGCCGGTCTGATCGAGAACAACCCCTACTACCGCGAAGCCACCATCCCCGGCGGCATGTACCGCGGCAACGACGAAGACATCACCACCTTCGGCGTGGGCGCGACGCTCGTGACCTCGTCCGAGGTGTCCGAGGATGTCGTCTACGAAGTCGTCAAGGCGGTGTTCGAGAACTTCGACCAATTCAAGGGCCTGCACCCCGCCTTCGCCAATCTGGAGGCCGAGCAAATGGCAAACGACGGCCTGTCTGCACCGCTGCACGCCGGTGCCCAGCGCTACTACGAAGAAGCGGGCCTAGTGTCCGAATAA
- a CDS encoding NAD-dependent epimerase/dehydratase family protein: protein MSRRVLITGTAGFIGFHLARLLLSEGFTVHGYDGMTDYYDVRLKQRRHQILMQTEGFGATEGMLEDDDLFQKTADDFEPDVIVHLAAQAGVRYSLENPRAYIDANVVGTFNVMEAARRHEVDHLLMASTSSVYGANTDMPFVETHKADTPLTIYAATKKANEAMGHSYAHLWNLPTTMFRFFTVYGPWGRPDMALFKFVDAIQNGRPIDIYNNGDMHRDFTYVEDLVNGIRLLIDAAPVRPEPDAEIPEWDSLSPVAPWRVVNIGNSDTVRLLDFVEAIEDCMGMKAQRNYMEMQKGDVPATWADATLLRELTGYRPQTDVRDGIAKFVAWYRAYYDV, encoded by the coding sequence ATGTCCAGACGCGTCCTGATCACCGGAACCGCCGGTTTCATCGGCTTCCATCTTGCCCGGTTGCTGCTGTCCGAAGGCTTCACCGTCCACGGCTACGACGGGATGACCGACTACTACGACGTGCGCCTGAAGCAGCGCCGCCACCAGATCCTGATGCAGACCGAGGGCTTCGGCGCCACCGAGGGTATGCTGGAAGATGACGACTTGTTCCAGAAGACCGCAGACGACTTCGAACCCGACGTGATCGTCCACCTCGCCGCGCAAGCTGGCGTGCGCTACAGCCTTGAAAACCCCCGCGCCTATATCGACGCCAATGTCGTCGGCACCTTCAACGTCATGGAAGCGGCGCGGCGGCACGAGGTCGATCACCTGCTGATGGCCTCGACCTCTTCCGTCTACGGCGCGAACACCGACATGCCCTTCGTCGAGACGCATAAGGCCGACACGCCGCTGACCATCTACGCCGCCACAAAGAAGGCGAACGAGGCGATGGGCCATTCCTACGCCCACTTGTGGAACCTGCCGACCACGATGTTCCGCTTCTTTACCGTCTACGGGCCATGGGGACGGCCCGATATGGCGCTGTTCAAGTTCGTGGACGCCATTCAGAACGGTCGCCCCATCGACATCTACAACAATGGCGACATGCACCGGGATTTCACCTACGTCGAAGACCTTGTGAACGGTATCCGCCTGCTGATCGACGCCGCCCCCGTGCGGCCCGAACCCGACGCCGAAATTCCAGAATGGGACAGCCTGTCGCCTGTTGCCCCGTGGCGCGTGGTGAATATCGGCAACTCGGACACGGTGCGCCTTCTGGATTTCGTCGAGGCGATCGAGGACTGCATGGGGATGAAGGCGCAGCGCAACTACATGGAGATGCAGAAAGGCGACGTGCCCGCTACATGGGCCGACGCGACGCTGCTGCGTGAGTTGACAGGCTATCGCCCTCAGACCGACGTACGCGACGGCATCGCGAAGTTCGTGGCATGGTATCGCGCGTACTACGACGTTTGA
- a CDS encoding glycerate kinase has translation MTPDFRTDPGGFLSALFNRAVAVADPMRVVAAHLPKRPKGRLIVIGAGKASARMAEAVEATLGPCDGLVITRYGYARPCQGIEIVEAAHPVPNMAGVQATHRLLQLVDGLGPDDTVLALISGGGSALLCAPAVGMTLNDKIAVNRALLASGAPIGEMNVIRKHLSRVKGGQLATACHPARLVTLMISDVPGDDPAEIASGPTVGEDSTPANALALIEKRGITLPDAAMAALRAGSSVVAPCDPRLARAEDHVIAAPAQSLAAAAAIAQAQGVNVRILGDALEGEARDLGRRQAQAALAAQADATAPLLLLSGGEATVTRRGEGIGGPNAEYVLAAMLELDGAPGIYVLACDTDGVDGAAEVAGAIAGPDTMKDRMSAERALSENDAHTWFATHGGQIVTGPTLTNVNDFRAILVLPT, from the coding sequence ATGACGCCTGATTTCAGGACCGATCCGGGCGGCTTCCTGAGCGCGCTGTTCAACCGCGCCGTGGCCGTAGCGGATCCGATGCGCGTGGTCGCCGCGCATCTGCCCAAACGCCCGAAGGGACGCCTCATCGTCATCGGGGCGGGCAAGGCAAGCGCCCGGATGGCAGAAGCGGTAGAGGCGACGCTCGGCCCCTGCGATGGGCTTGTCATCACGCGCTACGGCTATGCGCGGCCTTGCCAAGGGATAGAGATTGTCGAAGCCGCGCATCCGGTGCCGAATATGGCAGGCGTTCAGGCGACCCACCGGCTGCTGCAACTGGTCGATGGGCTGGGGCCAGACGACACCGTGCTGGCGCTGATCTCCGGCGGCGGCTCTGCGCTATTGTGTGCGCCCGCTGTCGGCATGACGCTGAACGACAAGATCGCGGTGAATCGTGCTCTTCTGGCCTCGGGCGCGCCCATCGGAGAGATGAACGTCATTCGCAAACACCTGAGCCGCGTGAAAGGCGGGCAGCTTGCCACCGCCTGCCATCCCGCGCGGCTGGTGACGCTGATGATCTCTGACGTGCCCGGCGACGACCCGGCAGAGATCGCGTCGGGGCCGACCGTGGGAGAAGACAGCACGCCCGCCAACGCACTGGCCCTGATCGAAAAGCGCGGTATCACCCTGCCGGACGCCGCGATGGCTGCTCTGCGCGCCGGATCATCGGTTGTGGCGCCCTGTGATCCCCGGCTGGCCCGCGCAGAAGACCATGTCATCGCCGCCCCCGCACAGTCACTGGCCGCCGCCGCCGCAATTGCGCAGGCGCAGGGGGTTAATGTGCGGATTCTGGGCGATGCGCTGGAAGGCGAGGCCCGTGATCTGGGCCGCAGGCAGGCGCAAGCGGCACTAGCCGCGCAAGCCGACGCCACCGCGCCCCTTCTTCTGCTGTCCGGCGGAGAGGCCACCGTGACAAGGCGCGGCGAGGGGATCGGAGGGCCCAACGCCGAATACGTTCTGGCCGCGATGCTGGAGCTGGACGGCGCGCCCGGCATCTACGTCCTTGCCTGCGATACCGACGGCGTGGACGGCGCAGCAGAGGTCGCGGGCGCAATCGCCGGCCCGGACACGATGAAGGACAGGATGTCCGCCGAGCGCGCCTTGTCCGAAAACGACGCGCACACATGGTTCGCAACACATGGCGGCCAGATCGTCACCGGCCCAACCCTGACCAACGTGAACGACTTTCGGGCGATCCTTGTCCTCCCGACCTAA